A single window of Sulfurimonas sp. hsl 1-7 DNA harbors:
- a CDS encoding bifunctional diguanylate cyclase/phosphodiesterase — MGFLLRSLTFKSIKIRVVVLISALIAFALFSITLLVLFIVNSHMSAQMNTLLKTRAHSIYEKLDQRIGYLIDNSVLLTKNELIVNSLIDKNGRKTYLPPLVDNFMKGKDVLYLNIVDFDGRAIFQTQKDIPLYNQSTRLRAALALGKVSYYIKDGDDKLVIIAPIEYYNTTQGAAIVVFKMDEIAKRVLINNDDIYIKLFHDNKNIFSLNFQKDITYHSSLHTVENDSFLKQLDVVLEIGVPKKIYMAPLQDIFLKLLILGVVFISIGMILSNMLANGITDPILTLFNRVKNSDHKSEVFCSPLGTHDELEELAKAFDERSLLLQHQAQYDALTDLPNRVLFLDRLEQSIKSTLRTKEKFAVLFIDLDHFKEINDSFGHDFGDKLLIIVGEYIESIVRESDSVARMGGDEFTVLLNDLHNENDIINILQKIMQLFTKPFVIAHRQFYVTCSIGIALYPLHGKTPEELLKNADAAMYKAKDKGRNTYQFYTNDMTEKAYERITLETQLREAIVNREFEVYFQPQVNINDNKIIGMEALIRWNHPEVGLVPPGKFIPLAEDTGLIVEIDRQVMQDAMKQFQEWIDLGLEVGILSINLSMIQLNHEDFIDFVKTTIKNTGISTENLMFEVTETQVMKNPKQAIIMLQQLKDIGIKLAIDDFGTGHSSLSYIKKLPIDKLKIDQSFVMDALVDKDDRELTRAIISIANSLNLEVIAEGVETKEQAEFLVKNGCVEAQGYFYYKPLDVITLTKILTKS, encoded by the coding sequence ATGGGTTTTTTACTAAGATCATTAACTTTTAAAAGTATAAAAATAAGAGTGGTAGTTCTTATCAGTGCTCTTATTGCTTTTGCTCTTTTTTCCATAACATTACTTGTATTGTTCATTGTCAACTCCCATATGAGTGCTCAAATGAATACACTTCTAAAAACAAGAGCACACTCAATTTATGAAAAACTTGATCAAAGGATAGGTTATTTAATAGATAACAGTGTTCTATTAACAAAAAATGAACTCATCGTTAATTCTCTTATAGATAAAAACGGTAGAAAAACTTACCTGCCCCCTTTAGTAGACAACTTTATGAAAGGGAAAGATGTCCTTTACTTAAACATTGTCGACTTTGACGGCAGGGCAATTTTTCAGACGCAAAAAGACATACCCCTTTACAACCAATCTACAAGACTCAGAGCCGCTCTTGCTCTAGGAAAAGTATCTTACTATATCAAAGATGGTGATGATAAACTAGTGATCATTGCACCGATCGAGTACTACAACACAACACAGGGTGCAGCTATAGTCGTATTTAAAATGGATGAAATAGCAAAAAGAGTTTTAATAAATAACGATGATATATACATAAAACTCTTTCATGACAATAAAAATATTTTCTCATTGAACTTTCAAAAAGATATAACCTACCATTCATCTTTACATACGGTAGAGAATGATTCGTTTTTAAAACAACTAGATGTAGTTCTAGAGATAGGGGTCCCTAAAAAGATATATATGGCTCCACTGCAAGATATATTTTTAAAACTCTTAATTCTTGGAGTAGTATTTATTTCAATTGGGATGATCTTGTCAAATATGTTGGCTAACGGTATTACAGATCCAATTCTTACACTTTTTAATAGAGTTAAAAATTCCGATCACAAAAGTGAAGTGTTTTGTAGCCCACTGGGAACCCATGATGAGCTAGAGGAACTTGCCAAAGCATTTGATGAACGTTCACTCCTGCTGCAACACCAGGCACAGTACGATGCGTTGACAGATCTTCCAAACAGGGTCCTATTTCTTGACAGACTCGAACAGAGTATAAAAAGCACACTGCGTACTAAAGAAAAATTTGCCGTTTTATTTATTGACCTCGATCACTTCAAAGAGATTAACGATTCTTTCGGCCATGATTTTGGCGATAAACTCTTAATAATAGTTGGGGAATATATTGAAAGTATTGTCAGAGAAAGTGACTCTGTTGCTCGTATGGGTGGTGATGAGTTTACGGTATTACTCAATGATTTGCATAATGAAAACGATATTATTAATATCCTGCAAAAAATCATGCAGCTATTTACAAAACCGTTTGTGATTGCACATCGTCAATTTTATGTCACATGTAGTATTGGGATTGCGCTTTATCCTCTACATGGGAAAACTCCTGAAGAGTTACTAAAAAATGCTGATGCGGCAATGTATAAAGCAAAAGACAAAGGTCGAAATACTTATCAGTTCTATACCAACGATATGACTGAAAAAGCCTATGAGCGTATAACTTTAGAGACACAACTAAGAGAAGCGATTGTCAACAGAGAATTTGAGGTCTATTTTCAACCGCAGGTAAATATTAACGACAATAAGATCATCGGTATGGAAGCTCTTATAAGATGGAATCATCCGGAAGTTGGTTTAGTACCTCCAGGAAAGTTTATCCCATTAGCTGAAGATACGGGACTGATTGTTGAGATAGACAGACAGGTTATGCAAGATGCAATGAAACAGTTTCAAGAGTGGATTGATCTTGGGCTTGAAGTGGGTATCTTATCTATAAACCTTTCAATGATACAACTTAACCATGAAGATTTTATAGATTTTGTTAAGACTACTATTAAAAACACAGGAATATCTACAGAAAACCTAATGTTTGAAGTAACGGAAACACAGGTCATGAAAAACCCTAAACAAGCTATCATTATGCTTCAGCAACTTAAAGATATCGGTATAAAACTTGCCATTGATGACTTTGGAACAGGACACTCTTCTCTTTCTTATATTAAAAAGTTACCGATAGACAAACTAAAAATAGATCAATCTTTTGTTATGGATGCATTAGTCGATAAAGATGATAGAGAATTAACAAGAGCTATTATCTCTATAGCCAACAGTTTAAATCTTGAAGTTATTGCCGAGGGTGTAGAAACGAAAGAACAAGCGGAATTTTTAGTTAAAAACGGATGTGTTGAAGCACAAGGTTATTTCTATTATAAACCTTTGGATGTTATAACTCTGACGAAAATATTAACAAAGAGCTGA
- a CDS encoding porin family protein yields the protein MIKKIALASSALMICASTIMAEEHHHAKSGEFYVVVKGLYTTGETIKEGTDITLDGKAGRGLGIDVGYTLPYHFAVELDTSYSKNDVTEDDGVDIVNGVAKYWTYAADVTYTYPLTHSIGIMGKLGYEFEHEKIDELNVDLNDNGMVYGAGVEYHINEHYEALVEYEGSTIDSVRGSSVYAGIKYIF from the coding sequence ATGATTAAAAAAATAGCACTTGCATCGTCTGCATTAATGATTTGTGCATCAACAATCATGGCAGAAGAGCATCATCATGCTAAGTCTGGTGAGTTTTACGTAGTTGTAAAAGGTCTATATACTACAGGTGAGACTATAAAAGAGGGTACAGATATCACACTTGATGGGAAAGCAGGTCGTGGTTTGGGTATTGATGTTGGTTATACTCTACCATACCACTTTGCGGTTGAACTTGATACATCATATAGTAAAAATGATGTAACTGAAGATGACGGTGTTGACATTGTAAACGGCGTTGCAAAATACTGGACATATGCAGCAGACGTTACATATACATATCCTCTAACTCACAGTATCGGGATTATGGGAAAACTTGGATACGAGTTTGAACATGAAAAAATCGATGAACTTAATGTTGATCTAAATGACAACGGCATGGTATATGGTGCAGGTGTAGAGTATCATATCAATGAGCATTATGAAGCATTAGTAGAGTATGAAGGCAGCACTATCGATTCAGTTCGCGGGTCAAGTGTTTATGCAGGGATTAAATACATTTTTTAA